A section of the Actinomycetota bacterium genome encodes:
- a CDS encoding STAS domain-containing protein has translation MDTVDLPFRVDVDAQDERTVFRLAGELDMATVSQLEEALGEHENASEIVFDLRGLSFLDSMGLSVLVGAHVAGRDSHRKVSFVRGCNDVVSKVMQLTKMDDRLDWIDPPKERDEAV, from the coding sequence ATGGACACTGTCGATCTGCCGTTCCGAGTGGATGTCGATGCCCAGGACGAGCGAACCGTATTCCGACTCGCAGGCGAGCTGGATATGGCAACGGTGTCGCAGCTCGAAGAGGCACTGGGCGAGCATGAGAACGCCTCCGAGATCGTCTTCGATCTTCGTGGCCTGTCGTTCCTCGACTCGATGGGACTCTCGGTCCTCGTGGGAGCACACGTCGCTGGTCGTGATAGTCACCGGAAGGTGTCCTTCGTGCGCGGATGCAACGACGTCGTGAGCAAGGTCATGCAGCTCACCAAGATGGACGATCGGTTGGACTGGATCGATCCTCCAAAGGAGCGCGACGAAGCCGTTTAG
- a CDS encoding DUF6544 family protein, whose translation MLVPRAGTGTLWGTSMATAIHLRFTHDRSSSEPTPPKSPEPPWQPSSLLAARLAIGSARGTSGRRRSRSRRGRRDGPRIRPDTSWAVMTSLRSVDARLGRLHAQGSFSDGELQGLPDLVHRYFRASIASGTPLAQSARLRMHGAVRVGKWWLPFRAEQILSPLHGYLWAARVARVVVGSDRYVDGDGAMEWKLLGRINLMLAEGPDVSRSAAGRAGAEAVWVPTAMLPRFGVAWSARDPHHITARYPVDDLDLTLDYTLDHHARVRSIALDRWGAPDNNEQARLHRFVHELTRVSTFGGLTIPSAGRGGWFDGVDCWRDAEFFRYEITDLSLVE comes from the coding sequence ATGCTTGTCCCAAGAGCAGGAACCGGAACCCTCTGGGGGACTTCGATGGCGACCGCCATCCATCTTCGGTTCACCCATGACCGCTCGTCGAGCGAGCCGACGCCACCGAAAAGCCCTGAGCCGCCGTGGCAACCTTCGTCACTCCTCGCCGCCAGGCTGGCGATCGGTTCGGCTCGCGGGACTTCTGGTCGGCGGCGCTCAAGATCACGACGCGGTCGGCGCGATGGTCCGCGGATACGGCCTGACACGAGCTGGGCGGTCATGACCTCACTTCGGTCGGTGGATGCTCGACTTGGGCGTCTGCACGCGCAGGGTTCGTTCTCAGACGGCGAGCTCCAGGGACTGCCCGACCTCGTTCATCGGTACTTTCGCGCATCGATCGCTTCGGGGACGCCGTTGGCCCAATCGGCGCGTCTCCGGATGCACGGCGCTGTCAGGGTCGGGAAGTGGTGGCTCCCCTTCCGGGCTGAACAGATACTCTCGCCCCTGCACGGCTATCTGTGGGCCGCTCGTGTTGCGAGGGTCGTCGTTGGCTCAGACCGGTACGTCGACGGCGACGGAGCCATGGAGTGGAAGCTCCTGGGGCGGATCAACCTCATGCTTGCCGAGGGACCCGACGTCTCTCGTAGTGCCGCGGGTCGCGCAGGCGCCGAAGCCGTCTGGGTGCCGACCGCGATGCTGCCCCGCTTCGGCGTTGCCTGGAGCGCCCGTGACCCACATCACATCACCGCCAGGTATCCCGTCGACGACCTTGATCTGACGTTGGACTACACGCTTGACCACCATGCGCGTGTGCGCTCCATCGCTCTCGATCGGTGGGGTGCCCCCGACAACAACGAGCAGGCCCGCCTCCATCGGTTCGTACACGAGCTCACTCGCGTTTCCACGTTCGGCGGTCTGACTATCCCGAGCGCGGGTCGAGGAGGCTGGTTCGACGGCGTCGACTGTTGGCGGGACGCCGAGTTCTTCCGCTACGAGATCACTGACCTCAGCCTTGTGGAATGA
- a CDS encoding adenylate/guanylate cyclase domain-containing protein yields the protein MSYSTGGRRLATVLFLDIVGSTHVASDLGDARWRTLLTRFRKVVSAQLRAHGGREGNFTGDGFLATFPEPARAVAAGVGIARNVHDLGIDVRVGLHTGEVETIQGDLGGVAVHIGARVMALAAAAEVLVTSTVKDLVHGSTIEFDDLVSHELKGVSGTWQVAAVRSVDGEPAPRPIDPADAIERLDAIEADERKATRRRTAVVSAVVFVAAVVGLAALIAVVGGPSPSSTVSLVRLDARTKEIAATVDDGLLSDHLWHALSVENGALFQMTPSEVRTRDLETGAMRDTFDVGDDHQSSVIGFGSEWLGSDADADSLVRVDLISGEPVTSLDIQGGVATLAIGQDAVWFVTTNGVLGRVDPVTLEVQRWPSDAVSPGAVVPFADYVWICDCDNRQIFRFAVASERYRRFEIPEEAFLVGPMGEEAPAQLWLVDQGASTVTPIDPRTGERGRAVGFEGTIADAQVGLGHIWVAAADHVYVLDANDDEADVVDMAMPDEFFASSVAIDANHGAVWIGTCGCPLE from the coding sequence GTGAGCTACTCGACGGGCGGCCGTCGGCTCGCCACCGTGCTGTTCCTGGACATCGTGGGTTCGACGCACGTGGCCTCGGACCTCGGCGATGCCCGATGGCGCACGCTGTTGACCCGCTTCCGTAAGGTCGTCAGTGCCCAACTCCGGGCACATGGCGGGCGTGAGGGCAACTTTACCGGTGACGGCTTCCTGGCGACGTTCCCCGAACCAGCACGTGCGGTCGCTGCCGGCGTGGGAATCGCACGCAACGTTCACGACCTCGGCATCGACGTGCGGGTCGGGCTCCACACCGGGGAGGTTGAGACGATCCAGGGCGATCTCGGCGGTGTCGCAGTACACATCGGCGCCCGTGTGATGGCTCTGGCCGCAGCCGCCGAAGTCCTTGTGACGAGCACGGTGAAGGATCTCGTGCACGGGTCGACGATCGAGTTCGACGACCTGGTGTCGCACGAGCTGAAGGGCGTCTCAGGGACCTGGCAAGTGGCTGCGGTCCGTTCGGTCGATGGGGAGCCGGCTCCTCGTCCGATCGATCCGGCCGACGCGATAGAGCGGCTGGACGCCATCGAGGCGGACGAGCGGAAGGCCACCCGCCGTCGCACGGCCGTCGTGTCAGCCGTCGTCTTCGTCGCGGCCGTCGTCGGTCTCGCGGCGCTCATCGCCGTCGTCGGAGGACCGAGCCCGTCCTCGACCGTCAGCTTGGTCCGGCTCGACGCCCGGACGAAAGAGATCGCCGCCACGGTCGACGACGGACTCCTATCAGACCACCTGTGGCATGCCTTGTCGGTCGAGAACGGCGCCCTGTTCCAGATGACCCCGTCGGAGGTGCGTACACGCGATCTGGAGACCGGCGCCATGCGTGACACCTTCGACGTCGGCGACGACCACCAGAGTTCCGTGATCGGCTTCGGGTCGGAATGGCTGGGATCCGACGCCGACGCCGACTCACTCGTCCGCGTCGACTTGATATCGGGCGAGCCGGTGACGTCGCTCGACATCCAAGGCGGCGTCGCCACGCTCGCGATCGGACAGGATGCCGTGTGGTTCGTTACGACGAACGGTGTCCTCGGCCGCGTCGATCCGGTGACCCTCGAGGTGCAGCGGTGGCCGTCCGACGCGGTCTCTCCGGGCGCCGTCGTGCCGTTCGCCGACTACGTGTGGATCTGCGACTGCGATAACCGGCAGATCTTTCGGTTCGCCGTCGCCTCCGAGCGGTACAGACGATTCGAGATTCCCGAGGAGGCTTTCCTCGTCGGACCGATGGGGGAGGAGGCGCCCGCCCAGCTCTGGCTCGTCGACCAAGGTGCGTCGACCGTGACTCCGATCGATCCGCGTACGGGCGAGCGTGGCCGCGCGGTCGGGTTCGAAGGGACGATCGCAGATGCCCAGGTCGGCCTCGGCCACATCTGGGTCGCGGCCGCCGATCATGTCTACGTGCTCGACGCGAACGACGACGAGGCCGACGTGGTCGATATGGCGATGCCGGATGAGTTCTTCGCCTCCAGCGTCGCGATCGACGCCAACCACGGGGCCGTATGGATCGGCACATGCGGCTGCCCGCTGGAGTGA